TTGGCAACCAGTAGGTTATTGCCTATAGCATATGGAGAGTGTGGCTGCGATAATCCAGTAATAATAGGTTGCATTGTGGCAAGGTCATATATTATTCCTTTGTTCGCACTATTGTTTTTATATTCTCGATGCGCGGTGAAGGTGCCAAAAGCAGAAGCAATAACTTTGTTATTCCATACCGCAACACAATTTAAGTGGGATGAATCATTGTCGCCTGGCAGCATCCATTTTTGTTTTAGACGTAGAGTATCATCAAGCTGAATAACTTCATTCGTTGTTGTACTTACTAGGTAATAAAAGCTTTCATGGATGAGTACATCATGAATGTCATCAAATTTAATTGTTGATTGCAAGATTTCAGAATAGTCATCCGAGTAAATTGCAATACTTGCAGGTTGTAGTCCGCGGATTAGCTTTCCTTCTGTGTAACAAAGACCTGTAGTATTTAAGGAGTCTAATTTTTGGGGTGTTTCATTGTGAACGAAGTAAATGCCGCCATTATTGGGACATGAAACAAATAAATCTGTGAATAAATTTTTCATTATCTATAGGTGCTCGCGCTTATTTCCAGATTAACAACTTCAGTTTCAACGTTGTTGATTATTGGCAATACTCTGAAAGCTACTGCATCAACTATACGGTGGACAAAGGTTTCTTCTCCATTGACTACTCCAAAAATCCCTGCATTCATGAAAAATGTACCTGGATTAAGATTACAAGTAAACGAGAAGTCTACCTCAATGCTTTCCCCTGCTTTTACAAGCGGAATGGCATCTTGAAATGAATGGGCTGAATGGGCGCCGCCCAGCATTAAGCCCGACACGGATTTAATAGACATACCAAAACGAACACAAGAAATCTCCCTGTCGAAAATAGCTTTGAAACGATAGTTGTATCGACGTCCACGAATCAAGCCATTAACTCGATCATTCGTTGAGGTAAATATTGCAGGTTCTTGTATTGTTGCCCCTTTTGCTTCGTACAGAATGGTATTCTGGGGTTTTAGATGTTCGTCGAATGTTTCTTCAGTTAGCTGTGTACGCTCTTCCGTCTTGTTGCTAGAGGCATTACTGTTTTCTACCGCGATATTGTCTTCAATTAAATCTCCAATAACGATTGAATCTTTTGAATACAGTATTTTTTGATATAAGTCGATAACTTTCTTTGGTTGACCATCCAGAAGTAATTGGCCTTTATTTAATAAAATTGCTCTATCGCATAATTGAAGAATTTGGGATGCGGAATGAGATACAAAAAGGATGGTGGTTCCGTTGTTCTTGATTTCTTCAAGTTTTGCAAAGCATTTTCTTTGAAATAACTCATCACCTACAGCAAGGGCTTCATCAATAATTAGGATTTCTGGTTCAATATTGATAGAGACAGAAAATGCCAAGCGAACCATCATTCCGCTGGAATATGTCTTAACAGGTTGATTAATAAAATCACCTATATCTGCAAATGCAATGATACGCTCAAGCTTTGAGTTTATTTCTTCTTTGGTGAGGCCAAGAATGGCTCCATTCATATAAATATTATCAAGTCCACTGTATTCTGGATTAAAGCCAGAGCCAAGCTCTAACAGTGCGGCAATACGCCCATCAATTGTTATGGCGCCAGAGGTTGGTGTTAGTGTGTTACATATTAATTGTAATAAGGTTGATTTCCCGCTGCCGTTGCGGCCCACAATTCCTACAGTTTCACCTCTTTTTACATTAAAAGAGATTTCTGATAATGCCCAAAACTCTGTAAAATATTGCTTTGCTTTCATGCCTAATGCATGTCGTAAGCTGGGATAAATAAACTGTTTTAGTCTGTCACCAGGTGTTGCATATATGTGAAAGCATTTACTTATGCTATTCACACTAATAGAAATTTCAGATGACATCGGCAAACCCTTTTTTTGTTTTCTGAAACCAAGCATAGCCGAGCCAAAAAATAGCTGAGCCAGACAAGCTGTACATCAATAGTCCACTCCAATTTGGATATTGGCCAAAAATAATGACGTTACGCGATTGTTCAATAATAAAAGTCAAGGGGTTCATGTTGAGTAGGAAACGATATGCTTCCGGTACTACTTCTGCGGAATAAAAAACAGGCGCCAGAAATAGCATAACTAATGTAATAATAGAGACGGTTTGACTAGTGTCTTTAATGAACACACCGAGTGAGGATATTATCCATGCCAGCCCAAGAACTAGCAGCATAAATGGCATGAGAATAATTGGGAGTAAAAAAACAGTGAGGTGCAACGAATGATTTACTAGTGCGTATGCAATTAATAGTACTGCCAAGGAGATACAGGCATGAAACAGGGCTGAGCCCAAGGATATAATTGGTAATATTTCGAGGGGGAAAACTACTTTTTTTACATAATTCACATTGCTTGTAATTAATGTTGATGCTTTATTTAATACGTCAGATAAAATTCCATGAATGATAATGCCAACAAACATAATTATAGCATAATCGAATTGGCTTTGATTTGAGGCCTCTCCCCAGCGCGATTTAAAAATCACAGAAAAGACAAATGTATAAACAGAAAGCATAAGAATAGGATGAAACAGTGACCATCCCAAGCCTATTATTGAACCTTTGTATTTCCCAGTTGACTCGCGTACTGTCAATTGATGGATAACGTGTTTATTAGTTAAAACGGTTTTCGCTAGTTTAATTAACGAGGTGCTTTGGTTATATCTTGAATTCATTTTTTAGCTCTAAACTTAAATTATTGAGCATTTAATTTATTGATAATAGACGAGGTAATCTCATCAATATTTTTATCTGATGTATCTATGCTTATCCACGGTGTTTGTGGCGCCTCATAGGGAGATGAAATGCCCGTGAAGTTTTCGATGAGTCCCGCCCTGGCTTTTTTATAGAGTCCTTTTACATCTCTTTTTTCACAAACAGATAGCGGTGTTGATAGATATATCTCAAAAAAATTATGCTCTCCAATAATCGATTTCGCGATTCTTCTATCCTCATCTAATGGAGATATAAGGGCACAAATTACAACAATTCCTGCATCGTTGAGTATCTTGGCGACTTCAGCTGCTCTGCGGATATTCTCTTTTCTATCGTCGAGACTAAAACCCAGGTCTTTGCATAATCCAGAACGAAGAATGTCACCATCTATAATATATGTGCAGAGATTAGAGTTGGCGAGTTGATCTGCTAGCGCAATGCTCACGGTAGTTTTTCCTGAGCCACTCAGGCCAGTTAGCCATAACGTTGATGTTTTCATAAAAGCTTATTCTGTGAGAAATTGATGTAGTGTTGCAGCGTTCATATCTTTTGTGCTTAGGAGTGGGCCATTTGTAATGTCGGGCCAAGTGATTCCTATTTCTTCATCATTCCATAGAAGAGCACCTTCATGCTCAGGTGAGTAGTAGTTAGTCGTTTTATAAAGAAATTCGGCTGTATCACTCAGTGTTAAAAAGCCGTGAGCAAACCCCTCTGGAATCCATAATTGACGTTTGTTTTCGGCAGAGAGATGTACACCAACCCATTGTCCAAAAGTGGGTGAGGATTTGCGAATATCTACGGCAACGTCAAACACCTCGCCTTGTACGACACGTACCAGTTTACCTTGTGCCATGGGTGGTAATTGATAGTGCAAGCCGCGCAATACGCCTTTGCTAGATTTGGAGTGATTGTCCTGTACGAACTCTTGTTGTAGGCCT
The nucleotide sequence above comes from Cellvibrio sp. PSBB023. Encoded proteins:
- a CDS encoding ABC transporter ATP-binding protein gives rise to the protein MSSEISISVNSISKCFHIYATPGDRLKQFIYPSLRHALGMKAKQYFTEFWALSEISFNVKRGETVGIVGRNGSGKSTLLQLICNTLTPTSGAITIDGRIAALLELGSGFNPEYSGLDNIYMNGAILGLTKEEINSKLERIIAFADIGDFINQPVKTYSSGMMVRLAFSVSINIEPEILIIDEALAVGDELFQRKCFAKLEEIKNNGTTILFVSHSASQILQLCDRAILLNKGQLLLDGQPKKVIDLYQKILYSKDSIVIGDLIEDNIAVENSNASSNKTEERTQLTEETFDEHLKPQNTILYEAKGATIQEPAIFTSTNDRVNGLIRGRRYNYRFKAIFDREISCVRFGMSIKSVSGLMLGGAHSAHSFQDAIPLVKAGESIEVDFSFTCNLNPGTFFMNAGIFGVVNGEETFVHRIVDAVAFRVLPIINNVETEVVNLEISASTYR
- a CDS encoding ABC transporter permease, with protein sequence MNSRYNQSTSLIKLAKTVLTNKHVIHQLTVRESTGKYKGSIIGLGWSLFHPILMLSVYTFVFSVIFKSRWGEASNQSQFDYAIIMFVGIIIHGILSDVLNKASTLITSNVNYVKKVVFPLEILPIISLGSALFHACISLAVLLIAYALVNHSLHLTVFLLPIILMPFMLLVLGLAWIISSLGVFIKDTSQTVSIITLVMLFLAPVFYSAEVVPEAYRFLLNMNPLTFIIEQSRNVIIFGQYPNWSGLLMYSLSGSAIFWLGYAWFQKTKKGFADVI
- the cysC gene encoding adenylyl-sulfate kinase, with amino-acid sequence MKTSTLWLTGLSGSGKTTVSIALADQLANSNLCTYIIDGDILRSGLCKDLGFSLDDRKENIRRAAEVAKILNDAGIVVICALISPLDEDRRIAKSIIGEHNFFEIYLSTPLSVCEKRDVKGLYKKARAGLIENFTGISSPYEAPQTPWISIDTSDKNIDEITSSIINKLNAQ
- the rfbC gene encoding dTDP-4-dehydrorhamnose 3,5-epimerase, whose product is MNAIKTEIPDVIIFEPKVFGDERGFFFESFNKKLFIEATGLQQEFVQDNHSKSSKGVLRGLHYQLPPMAQGKLVRVVQGEVFDVAVDIRKSSPTFGQWVGVHLSAENKRQLWIPEGFAHGFLTLSDTAEFLYKTTNYYSPEHEGALLWNDEEIGITWPDITNGPLLSTKDMNAATLHQFLTE